Genomic DNA from Dehalogenimonas lykanthroporepellens BL-DC-9:
GATGAAGCCCGTAAGGTAAATCCGTCCATCCAGTTGGGTGAGCCGGTTCTTATCGAGGATACTCCCCATGACGCCGGGCGCATCGCCGCCCAGACGGCCAAACAGGTCATTCTTCAGCGACTGCATGAAGCAGAGAATACCGCCATCGTCGACGAATATGCCGGCAAGGCCGGTGATATAGTTTCCGGAGTCATTCAGCGCGTGGAACCCAAGCAGGTCATCATCGACCTGGGTCGTGCCGAGGCTGTCATGCCGCCATCCGAACAGGTGTACACTGAACGCTATCGGCCCGGACAGCGGCTCAAGGTGTTCCTGGTGGAGGTAGCCACTACCATAAAAGGAGCGACCGTTATCGTGTCACGTTCCCATCCCGGCCTGCTGAGGCGGTTGTTCGAGATGGAGATTCCTGAAATTTACTCCGGCATGGTGGAGATAAAGGCTGTAGCCCGAGAAGGCGGCGCCCGCTCCAAGGTGGCTGTTTCCGCCCGCCAATCCGGGATTGACCCGGTGGGTTGCTGTGTCGGTCTGCGCGGCATTCGCATCCAGAATATCGTCAGTGAGCTGAATGGCGAAAAAATCGATGTCATTCCGTGGAGCGAAGACCCGGCGCTTCTTATTACCAACGCTCTCAGCCCGGCCCAGGTGGTGCGGGTTATTATCAACGAAGCCCTGAAGTCGGCTACCGCCGTTATTCCCGACCGGCAACAGTCTCTGGCCATCGGCAAGGAAGGCCAGAACGTGCGTCTGGCCGTTAAGCTGACCGGCTGGCGGATAGATATCAAAAGCGTTTCCGATTACGAAGCCGAGTTGCCGGCAGTCGCCCCGGCGCCGGCCGTTGAAACTGAAAAGCCTGAAGACAAGACAGCCCAAGTCGCCAAGGAAAAGCCGGCCAAACCAGTGGAGAAGCAGGCCGAAGACGCCAGGGAAAAAGCCACTGTCAAAGCCGAGGCTAAACCTGAGGAGAAACCGGTCGAAGTTCTGCTTGAATTGCCTCCGGAAGCGCTGGAGCCGGCATTGGCGACGGCGCCTTCGGCCGAACCTGAAGTTGAAGAAGGCGGTACTAAACTGTCGCTGGATATGGCTGAGCGGCCCGATATCAAGAACGAATCCGGCGTCAGGTTCGCCGAGGATATACTCGGACGTGGCGGCGACGCCATTGCCGCCAAGAAGAAACGCCGCGGCGGTAAAGGCCCCGACGATGGCGGTAAGCGCAAGAAAAAACGTTCCGGCGGCGCCGGAGAATTCGATTTCGGAGATGACTATTCATAAAACCGGAAAAGTACCACAGCGTACCTGCGTGATCTGCCGCCAGGTGGGCGGTAAGCGGGGTTTACAGCGGTTCGTGCGCACCGCTGAAGGGAAAATACTGCCGGATGATACCGGCAAGGCACCTGGCCGTGGTGCATATCTTTGCCGGGAAAGCACCTGTTTGGCCGGCGCTCTCAAGGGCAACCAGTTGGAATACGTGCTGAAGGTGAAGCTCGGCAGTGCGGATCGCGAGACACTGAAGGCGGCCATCAGTGAAATGTTGAAGGAGCAATCCAGTGTCTGAAGAAAGTCAACAATCTAATAACAACGCCCACCTGCGACCGGTGGTAGAACTGCCGGCCGCGCTGACCGTGCGCCAACTGTCGGCCACCATCCGGCAACATCCCATTGAGGTCATCAAGCAGTTGATGCGCAATGGCCTGATGGTCAATATTAATGAAGTCATTGATTATGAATCGGCCGCCCGGCTGGCCGCCGATTTCGGCATCGAAGCCCGCCCCCTCCCGGTCAAGACCACCGCTCACAAGAAGAAACGCCCCGACGATGAGAGTCAGAGTCACTTGCCCCTGCGACCGGCGGTGGTTACCATCATGGGGCATGTCGACCACGGCAAGACTAGGTTGCTCGACGCCATCCGCAAGACCCATGTGATGGAGAGCGAAGCCGGCGGTATCACCCAGCATATCGGCGCTTACCAGGTGGATGTCAACGGGCAGAAAATTACCTTTCTGGATACTCCCGGTCACGAGGCTTTTACCGCGATGCGGGCTCGCGGTGCCCGGGCTACCGATATTACCGTGCTGGTGGTTGCCGCCGATGACGGCATCATGCCTCAGACACTGGAAGCTATCGACCACGCCCGCGCCGCCAATGTACCGATTATTGTGGCGGTCAATAAGATAGACAAACCCGGCGCTAACCCCGACAGGGTCAAGCAACAGTTGGCTGACCAGGGTCTGGTCATCGAGGAATGGGGCGGTGACGTCATTGCCGTCGGCACTTCGGCCAAGGACGGTGTCGGCATTGATGAACTGCTAGAGAACATCCTGCTGGTGGCCGAAGTTGAAGACCTGCACGCCGATCCTGCCACCTCGGCCACCGGTGTGGTCATCGAAGCCAAGATGGACAAGAGTCGCGGTGCCATGACCACAGTACTGGTACAGAACGGCACGCTCAAGGTCGGCGATATCGTGGTGGTGGGCAATGTGTTCGGCAAAGTCAAGGCGATGTTTAACGATAAGAATATGCAGATACGCAAAGCCGAGCCGTCAACCCCGGCGGCTATCCTCGGTCTGCCGGCGGTTCCCAATGTCGGTGATACCCTGAGTGTGGCTGTCAATGAGCGACAGGCTCGCCAGCAGATATCCGAGAAAGCCGAGCGCAAGCCGGCCGCGGTCAGCCTGTCCAGCCTGCACGACCAGATTGCCGCCGGTAACGTCAAGGAACTGAGCATCGTCCTGAAGACCGACGTACAGGGCAGTATTGAGCCCATCCGGACGTCGCTGGAGAAATTGACCACCGATAACCTGTCGGTGCGCATCATACATGCCGGCACCGGCAACGTGACTGAGAATGACGTCATGCTGGCCATTGCCTCTCAAGGCCTGGTCATCGGGTTTTCCACCGGTGTGGAGGTCGGCGCCCGGCGTCTGGCCGATGCCGAACATATCGATATCCGGCAGTATGACATCATCTATAACCTGATTGAGGAAGTGGACAAGGCGCTCAAGGGTCTGATGGAACCCGAGATCAAGGAAGTTATCGAAGGCCGGGCTGAGGTCCGCGCCGTTTTTTCGGCCGGCAAGAAAGTCAATGTGGCCGGTATGTATGTCCTGGAGGGCAAGGTTGCCCGTGGCGCCCGTGTTCGGGTGATGAGGGGCGGCCAGGAAGTGGCCGAAGCGCCCATCATCTCCCTGCGGCGCTTCAAGGACGATGTCCGTGAGATTCTGGCCGGGTTCGAGGGCGGTGTCGGTCTGGACGGCTTCAATGAGTTTGAAGTCGGCGATATTCTGGAGTTTGTCCGCCGGGAGAAAAGCAGTTGAGCCACCGCATCGAAAAAATCAACCAGTTGATTCGCGAGGAACTCAGCCAGGTGATGCAACGGGAAATTCGCGACCCGCGGCTGGAGTTGCTGTCCATCAACGCGGTGGAGACTACAGCTGACCTCAAGCTGGCCAAGGTGTTCGTCAGCCACCTTTCATCATCTGAAAACCGGCCGGAAATCATGAAAGCCCTCGGCGGCGCCACCGGCTATTTCCGGGGGGAGCTTGGCAAGGTGCTGACGTTGCGGTACGTTCCCGAGCTGGCTTTTTACTGGGATGATTCCATCGAGCGAGGCGCCCGGATGGACCGGCTGATAGACCGGGCGCTGGAGAGCCAGCCGTCATCTTCCGGTGAGTGAAGTCGGGGGGCGCGGGGGCTGGCTCAACATCGACAAGCCCGCCGGTATGACCTCCTTTCAAGTGGTAGCCCGGTTGCGCCGGGTTATCGGTCGGTGTCGCATCGGGCATGCCGGCACGCTGGATCCGCTGGCTACCGGTGTTTTGCCGGTAGCGGTGGGCGCCGCTACCCGGACAATCGAGTTCCATCACCGCCATCCCAAAACTTACCGGGCGGAAATCCTTTTTGGGATTGCCACCGATACCTACGACGCTGAAGGCAAGATTGTGTCTCAGGCGGACGCTTCTTCCTTAAAACCTGCGGAGATAATTCAGGCACTGGCAGATTTTCGGGGTGAAATCCAGCAGGTGCCGCCAATCTATTCCGCGCTTAAACAACAAGGGCGACCGATGTATGCCATCGTCCGTAGCGGCGGTTCGGTGTCACCGGAACCGCGCCGGGTGAATATTTTCCGTCTGGAGGCGGTTGAGGTGGAATTGCCGACGGTAGTGCTGGAAGTTGAGTGTTCCGGTGGCACCTATATCCGCTCGCTGGCTCATGATCTGGGTCAGGCGTTGGGGGTCGGCGCTCATCTCCGGGCGCTGAGGCGTACCGCTTACGGGCCTTTTGGTATTGAGACCGCGCTCGGATCCAACAGACTGACCACTCCTGAGGCAGTTGCGGCAGGGATGCTGGGGGTCGATTATGGTCTCGATATATTGCCGCGGATAGACCTGGATGAGCTTTCAGCTGGAAAAATTGTTCACGGGGTGATTACGGAAGAGCTCTCGGCTCGGTTATCATCCGGTCAGGCATACAGGTTGTATGGACGCGACGGACAATTGGCGGCGGTTGTCGATACTGCAGGGGAGGAGCCTCGGCTCAAGGTCTTCGCGTCGGTGGTTCAGGTTCACCAAAACGGGGAGTGATTATTCTTCGGTCGGGTCTGGTACGGCAGGTTTCCGTTTGCCGGGCTTTTCCGGGTAACAGTAACAGTAGTAGCTGTTGGCGTCCCGGATTTTTTCCGTGGCGACGTCGTTGGTAAGCCACCATACCGAACGATTCCAGGGGGACGGTTTCTGGAAATAGGCGATACCGTAGCCGCAACCTTCCAGAAATACCTTGTAGGCTTTTTGAAAGCGACCGGCGATGTTTCGCTGTTGCTTCTCCGGAGCCCTCGGCAGGTCCTTCAACTGACCGACCAGCGCCGTCAGTTCGGTGACCGCTTTTTCCAACATCACCGTCGTAGCGGTTTCGTCCTGGCGTTCAATGGCTTGGGCTACTTCGTCGATTATCTCGTCCGCCCGGGAATGAATCGGTTGGAAGGCCTCCAACCAAGCTTTTTCACTGAATTTGTCGCTCATTGCTCCATCCTCTCCAAAGTATAGCAGAAAATGAACTCCGTTACAGATTCTGGTAAATATTTGTTGCCTCGAAGGCCAGATAGCTTGACAATGACCGCATAATCAACGATGATATGGGACTGGAATAACAAGCCAAGGAGCTGAAACGATGGAAGCTTATTGCGTCAAGTGCCGGGCCAAGAAGGAAATCAAGGATGCCAAGAAGGTAACCCTCAAGAACGGCAAACCAGCGACGCAGGGAGTTTGTCCGAGTTGCGGCACCAAGGTCTTCCGCATCGGCTGAAAAGCCTTTGGCCGCGTTTCCGAAGCTGTCGGGTCATTGAGTATGATTACGATTGGCCGGCGCGGCAACTCACTACCGTCAATTATTAGAAAGGAGTTCATGTAACTTGGGCAAGATAAATGTTGCCATTATTGGCGCAGGTAATTGCGCTTCATCGTTCGTTCAGGGGGTCCAGTACTACCGTAAGGCCAAGGAGAACGAATTCGTTCCCGGCCTGATGCATGTCAATCTCGGCGGGTATCATGTCAGCGACATTGAATTCGTAGCCGCCTTTGACGTGGATAAGAACAAGGTAGGCAAGGATCTCTCCGAAGCCATCTTCACCAAACCGAACAACACCATGAAATTCTCCGATGTCCCCAATCTGGGCGTCAAGGTTGAGCGGGGCATGACTCACGACGGTCTGGGCAAGTACCTGTCCCAGATTATCGAGAAGGCTCCTGGCCCGACCGCCGACATCGTCGGCATCCTCAAGGAAAAGAAGGTTGATGTGGTCATCAACTACCTGCCGGTCGGCTCCGAAGAAGCCACCAAATGGTATGTCGAGCAGGTGCTGGAGGCCGGTTGCGCCTTCGTCAACTGCATTCCGGTATTCATTGCCCGTGAAAAGTACTGGCAGGATCGCTTCATCAGCAAGGGCCTGCCGATTATCGGCGACGACATCAAGAGTCAGGTTGGCGCTACCATTATTCACCGGGTGCTGACTCATACTTTCCGGGAACGCGGTGTTCGCCTGGAGCGCACCTACCAACTCAACTTCGGCGGCAATACGGATTTCATGAACATGCTGGAGCGTGAGCGTCTGGAGAGCAAGAAGATTTCCAAGACCAACGCCGTTTCTTCACAGCTTGACTACAAGATGAATCCGGGTGATATCCATGTTGGCCCTTCCGATTACGTCCCCTGGCTGGAAGATCGTAAGTTCTGCCATATCCGTATGGAAGGCCGGGCCTTCGGCGATGTGCCCCTGAACCTGGAATGCAAGCTGGAGGTCTGGGACAGCCCCAACTCGGCGGGCGTGGTCATCGATGCCGTTCGCTGTGCCAAACTGGCCCTTGACCGTGGTCTGAAAGGTTCGCTGTTCGGGCCGTCGTCCTATTTCATGAAGTCACCGCCGGAACAGTACTCAGATGCCTCCGCTCACGACGCTACCGAGGCTTTCATCGCCGAGTCCGTTGCCGAATTGAAAAAAGGCAAGAAAACTGACACCAAAGAGGGCTGTTAAGCCCCAGGCCGAGCCGTTCTACGGACGGCAGGGGAGGTGCCGGTGAAAATTGCCCTGGTTGCACCATACGATTTCGCCTATCATGGTGGTGTGGTTAACCATGTAACCGCACTGGAGCGGCAGCTGACTGCCCGAGGTCATCGGGTGGTGGTCATCGCTCCGGCTTCGCGTCCGATAACTGCTTTTGGCGACCGATTCGTCCATATAGGCACCCCTCGGCCAATGCCGGCTTCCGGTTCGGTAGCGCGTATCACCGTATCCGTCCGGCTGGCCAATAAAATCAAGGCTGTTCTGGCTAAAGAGCAATTCGACATCGTGCATCTGCATGAGCCGTTCATGATCATGCTCTGCTCGGCGATACTGCGGTATTCTCACGCGACCAACATCGGCACCTTCCATGCCGCTGAGGGTAAGCCGGGTTACAACTTGGGCTGGCCGATATCACGCTGGATATTACATCGGCGGGCTAAAAAATTGCATGGCCATATCGCCGTATCACCGGTGGCAAAGAACTATCATCACCGTTATGTTCCAGCCGAATATACCATCATTCCCAACGGCATAGACCTGAATCATTTCCGCCCGGATGTGGAACCTATCGACCGGTTCATGGACGGCAAGCTCAATCTTCTGTTTGTCGGGCGGCTGGAAAAGCGCAAAGGCATCAAGTACCTGATAGATGCCTTCAAGAAGGTTCATAAGTTATATCCGGAAACTCGATTAATTGTGGTCGGTCCGGGCACCAGAATGAGGCCCAAGTTCGAGAAACAGGTTCGCAACGCCCGGCTGGAGGGCGACGTTGTCTTTGTCAGCGATGTCAGTTACGACGACCTGCCCCGATACTACCAGACAGCCGATATCTTCTGCGCCCCGGCCACCGGGCAGGAGAGCTTCGGCATTATTCTGCTGGAAGCCATGGCGGCCGGCAAGCCGATAGTGGCTTCCCGGATTTCCGGTTACGCCTCGGTATTGACCGATGAGCAGGAAGGACTGCTGGTCAAACCAAAAAATGCCGGTGAGCTGGCTAAAGCCCTCATCCGGCTGATCGCCGACCCGGCTCTGCGGGAACGTTTGGGCGCCCGGGGACTGGATACGGTTCAGAACTTCGGCTGGGACAAGGTGGCCGCCCGGGTGGAAGCCTATTACCGCCAGGTACTCGAACGCCGGGGTCTGGCCGAACAGACCGATGATACCGATACCCGGGTATTGAGTCAGGTCTGACCGCCGACGGAGGGGAATTATATTGAGCTTCAATGATACCCGCCGCCGTATCGGCGGTCGGATGACCGGAGGATTGTCCCGACTGCTGGCCCGAAGCGGTCTCAGTCCTAACGCGGTAACTGTCATCGGTTTCCTCATCACTGTCGCCGCGGCCTGGATAACTACCACCGGAGAATTGTTCATCGCCGGGCTGGTGGTGCTCTTTGCCGGGTTTTTCGATATGCTCGATGGGGCGCTGGCTCGGGCTACCGGCCGGGTGACCCGCTTCGGCGCTATCCTGGATGCCACACTCGACCGGCTGTCGGAAGCGGCGCTTTTCATCGGTATCATGGTTTATTACGCCCCTGACGGCAATACCGCGGCCGTTGCCCTGGCCGGGGCGACGCTGGCCGGGGCGCTGACCGTCAGTTACCTGCGCGCCCGCGCCGAGGCGACCGGTCTGGAAGGTAAGGAAGGCCTGTTCACCCGTCCGGAGCGCGTCATCACCCTGGCCGCCGGTCTGCTGACCGGCTGGCTGATACCGGCGCTCATCGTCATCTGTGTTCTGAGTTATGTGACCGTTATTCAGCGCCTGGCGAGCGCTTACCGCCAGCTTGGCGGTAAATGACAGCCTGCTGTAAAGGTGATAAAATGATTCCTTGGCTTTTACGGACGCCGGTGGCGGCGGCCGCAGGAGAAAATCTGGGGGGAATTCAATGCCAGTAACGGTAATCGTCGGCGCTCAGTGGGGCGACGAGGGAAAAGGAAAAGTCATCGACATGCTGGCCGAACGGGCGGACGCCGTGGTGCGTTTTTCCGGCGGCGACAATGCCGGCCATACGGTCATGAACCCGGGCGGCACTTTCAAGTTGCACCTGATTCCATCCGGCGTTTTCTATCCTGAATGCACCTGCATCATCGGCAACGGCGTAGTGGTCAACCCGGAAATCTTCATCAAGGAGCGGGATGAGCTAAATTCCCGTGACGTGTCCACCAGCAACGTCTTTATTTCCGATCGGGCGCACCTGGTCTTGCCCTATCATCTGCAACTGGACGGACTGGAAGAGTCTGCCCGCGGCAAGAAATCGCTGGGCACCACCCTCCGCGGCATCGGCCCGGCTTTCGCCGACAAGGTGGCCCGTATGGGTATCCGCGCCGGCGACCTGCTGGATCCGGAGGTGCTGAGAATCCGGCTGGAGTATGTGCTGGAATATAAGAACAAGATTCTGACCAAGCTCTACGGCGAACCGCCGGTGGATATCGAGGAGCTCTATAACCTCTGCCGCTCTTACGCTGAAGCCCTGGAATCCAATATCCGGGAAACCTCCGCCATGCTTAACGACATGGTGGACGCCGGTAAGTCAGTAATCCTGGAAGGCGCCCAGGGAGCGCTTCTGGATACCGATTTCGGTACTTATCCCTACGCTACCTCATCCTCACCGCTGGCCGCCGGGGCCTCACTGGGCGCTGGCATCGGCCCGACCCGCATCGACCGGGTGCTGGGCGTGTTCAAGTCTTACTGCTCCCGGGTCGGCGCCGGCCCTTTCCCGACCGAACTGCTGGATAAAGACGGCGACCGCATCCGCGACCTGGCTCACGAGTACGGCACCACTACCGGCCGGCCCCGCCGCATCGGCTGGTTCGACGGAGTGGCGGCGCGCTTCTCGGCCAGGATCAACGGCATGACCGATATGGCGGTGACCCGCCTGGATATCCTGGACTCATTCGACGAGGTCAAGGTATGTACCGCTTACCAGTTGAACGGTGACATCATCAACGATTTCCCGGCCGAACCCGGACTGCTCAACAAGTGCCAGCCGGTCTATGAGACTTTGCCCGGCTGGAAGTCGGAGACCACCGGCCTGACCAAACTGGAGAAACTGCCGAAGGAAGCCCGGGTATTCATTGAGCGCCTGGAGGAGCTGTCCGGCTGTCCGGTGGCGTATGTCTGTATCGGCCCGGTACGCGACCAGACCATCGAACTGCGCCACGTAGTCTGACCGACCGTCTTCGGGTGGTCTTAGCGGACGCCCGGTTCCCGGAGCAGAAGATACATGTCGATGTCGGATTTGGGTAGTTTTTCGGTGCGAAGCAGGCGGAAACCCCAGTGACTGTACATGTCGGCGTTGCGCCGGTTCTGAGTCTCCACATAAGCCGGCAGGGCTTCCCGATCCAGTCGTTCCAGCATCGGCCGCACCAGGCGTGAAGCCAAGCCTTTATCCCGGTGCCCCGGGTCAACACCCAGTAGAGCCAGATACATGTGGCGTCCCGGTACCAGCTTGCCCCGTAATCGGGAAAAGCGGGCGTCGGAGGCGGCTTCGCGCCACAGGGAGCGCCAGCCGAGTCGCAGAGGCAGAAACGGCCAGCCGGCCCGGAACTGCGTCAGCAGGTGGTCAGCGGCGTCCGGTCCCACCCAGACGGCCACTGCCTCGCACTCCGGCGAGGTGACATAAGCCTCATAACCTTTGGACAACAGGGCCAGCTGAAGGTAGTACTCAAAAGAGTAGTTGAGGTTGCCCCTTTTACCGGCATCCGGCACGAAGTACGCGGTGGACGGGTCGTCAGCGAAGGCGCGGGCCAGCGACAACGACGCCGGCTCGACCAATTCCGGGCTCAGGGGCAGAAGTCCGTCAAACCCGGTCATGTTCAGCTGAGCGGCAGGTCTATTTCATAATTCTTCAATGTTTCCCGGACAAGAGCGGCTGTTTTTTCGTCCGGTTCGGTCAGCGGCAGGCGCGGCGCGCCGACCTTAAATCCGATGTGGTTCAGGGCGTACTTGACGGGAATCGGGTTGGCCACCACGAACAGGTTGTTGAAGATGGGTGTCAGATGGCGGTGTATGGCCGCGGCTTCTTCCAGATTGCCGGCGACAAAGCTTTCCATCATGCGTTTAATCTGCCGGCCGACCAGATGGGAAGCGACGCTGATGACGCCGTGGGCGCCGATAGCCATCATCGGCAGGGTGTCCGAGTCATTACCGCTCCAGACGGTGAAATCCGGGCGAATCTTGCGGGTTTCGTCGATGATGCGGGCGATTTCCCCCAGATTGCCGGAGGCTTCCTTGGTGCCGGCGATGTTGGGGATGGCTGACAGCCGGATGGTGGTGTCCGCCGAAAGAGAGGTCACTGTCCGGGACGGTACGTTGTACAGGATAATCGGCAGGGTGGTGGCCAGAGCGACGGCCTTGAAATGGCGGTACAGCCCCTCCTGGGTGGGTTTGTTGTAATAAGGCACGACCAGCAGGGCGGCATCAACTCCCAGTTTCTCTGCCTTGATGGTGTTTTCTACGGCTTCAGCGGTGGAGTTGGAGCCGGTGCCGGCGATGACCCGGGCGCGGTCGCCAACAGCCTCCTTGACGGCCATGAACAGCTCATGTTCCTCCTCCCAGGTGACGGTGGGTGATTCCCCGGTGGTGCCGGCGACGACGATGCCGTCAGAACCGGAAGCCACCAGCCCCCGGGCCAGCTTGCGCGTCTGGTCAAAGTCGATACTGCCATCTTCCTTGAACGGCGTCACCATGGCGGTAATCAGTCTGCCCAGTTCTTTCATGGCTAACCTCCCAGCCAGCCGCGCCGGTGCATCTCTTCGGCGATCTGCACTGCGTTGAGCGCGGCTCCTTTTCTGATATTATCGGCGACTACCCACATCACCAGCCCTTTCGGGTGGGATGAATCCTGCCGGATACGGCCGACCCAGGTTTCATCGGTAGAGGCGGCCATCCACGGGTGGGGGTAAAGGCTGATGGTCGGGTCATCCAGCACCCTGATTCCGGGGGCCCTGGCCAGGATATTCCGGGCTTCGTCCTCAGAGATAGGACGTTCGAACTCTACATTGAGTGCTTCCGAATGCCCGATATAAACCGGGACCCGGACGCAGGTGGCTGAGACCGGCAAGTTCGGCAGGTGCATTATCTTGCGGGTTTCCACCATCATCTTCCATTCCTCTCTGGTGTAGCCGGTATCCAGGAAGATATCTATCTCCGGCAGGAGATTGAAGGCTATCTGGTGTGGATAGACGTGCGGTGTCACCGCCTGACCTTCCAGCACGGTGCGTGTCTGCTCCGACAGGGCGTCGATAGCCGGGGTGCCGGAGCCCGAAACCGCCTGGTAGGTGGAGACGATCACCCGCTTGATGGGGTTGAACTTGTGAAGCGGGTTAAGGGCGACCACCATCTGTATGGTGGAGCAGTTGGGGTTGGCGATGATGCCCTTGTGATTTTGAGCATCTTCGATGTTGACCTCAGGCACCACCAGCGGTACCCCGGCTTCCATGCGGAAAGCCGAGCTATTGTCGATGACTACGGCGCCTTTTTTGGCGGCGATGGGGGAGAAATGCCGGCTGATGTCGGCGCCGGCTGAAAAGAGGGCCACGTCAATATCCTCAAAGGAATCAGACGTGGTTTCTTCTACGGTCAGGCTCTGGCCGTTGTAATCCAGTTTGCGGCCGGCCGAGCGGTCGGAGGCCAGCAGTGACAGACGCTCCACCGGGAACCGGCGTTGCTGAAGAATCTTGATGAATTCCTGGCCCACCAACCCGGTGGCGCCGACGATGGCGACTCTTAAAGGTTTCAAATCAGCCTCCCTGGAAATCAAGCAGTTTTTCCAGCCCGAAGATGAACTCACCCGGGCGGCCGGCGATTTCCCGTACGGCCAGCAGAACCCCGGGCATGAAGCATTCGCGGCTGGTGGTATTGTGGCGGATGGACAGGGTCTGGCCGACGGCGCCCAGGATGACCTCCTGGTCGGCCACCAGCCCTGGCAGGCGCACCGAGTGGACGGTAACGCCGTCGAACTTCTGGCCGCGAGCCGGCAGAGCGGAGTCGCCGTCGGGCGAGCGGAACGGCTTGTCGCGGTTGGCGGCCATAGCCCGAGCGGTGGCGATGGCGGTGCCGGACGGGGCGTCGGCCTTCTTTTCATGGTGGAGTTCGATGATTTCGGCCCAGTCGAAATAGCGGGCGGCGGTGCGGGCCAGTTCCATCATGACGACCGCACCCAGGGCAAAATTGGGGGCGATGAGAATGCCGATGCCGTGTTCCCGGGCCAGCTCATCAAGGCGAGCCAGTGATTGGGGCGCCAGCCCGGTGGTGCCGATGACCAGTGAAACGCCGGCGCGGGCGGCCAGTTCGGCGGTATGGGGAACGGCCGCGGCCAGGGAAAAGTCCACCAGCACCTGAGGCCGGGTTTCCTTCAGCAGGCGGGCCAGGTCATTATCGATGGGGACTTCAGTAGCGCCTTCGGCCGGTATGACCCGCCGGCGCTGTTCCGCCTTGCTGTCGCAACCGCCGACCAGTTCCATGTCCGGCGCACCGGCTACGGCTCGCATTACCTCCTGGCCCATCCGGCCCAGGGCTCCCTGAACGGCTACTTTTATCATCTGTCGGTTACCTGCTTTCCGAAAAAGAATAAAAAAACACGAGGCAAGCGTTATTC
This window encodes:
- a CDS encoding aspartate-semialdehyde dehydrogenase (TIGRFAM: aspartate-semialdehyde dehydrogenase~KEGG: det:DET0972 aspartate-semialdehyde dehydrogenase~PFAM: Semialdehyde dehydrogenase dimerisation region; Semialdehyde dehydrogenase NAD - binding) encodes the protein MKPLRVAIVGATGLVGQEFIKILQQRRFPVERLSLLASDRSAGRKLDYNGQSLTVEETTSDSFEDIDVALFSAGADISRHFSPIAAKKGAVVIDNSSAFRMEAGVPLVVPEVNIEDAQNHKGIIANPNCSTIQMVVALNPLHKFNPIKRVIVSTYQAVSGSGTPAIDALSEQTRTVLEGQAVTPHVYPHQIAFNLLPEIDIFLDTGYTREEWKMMVETRKIMHLPNLPVSATCVRVPVYIGHSEALNVEFERPISEDEARNILARAPGIRVLDDPTISLYPHPWMAASTDETWVGRIRQDSSHPKGLVMWVVADNIRKGAALNAVQIAEEMHRRGWLGG
- a CDS encoding dihydrodipicolinate reductase (TIGRFAM: dihydrodipicolinate reductase~KEGG: deb:DehaBAV1_0862 dihydrodipicolinate reductase~PFAM: dihydrodipicolinate reductase), giving the protein MIKVAVQGALGRMGQEVMRAVAGAPDMELVGGCDSKAEQRRRVIPAEGATEVPIDNDLARLLKETRPQVLVDFSLAAAVPHTAELAARAGVSLVIGTTGLAPQSLARLDELAREHGIGILIAPNFALGAVVMMELARTAARYFDWAEIIELHHEKKADAPSGTAIATARAMAANRDKPFRSPDGDSALPARGQKFDGVTVHSVRLPGLVADQEVILGAVGQTLSIRHNTTSRECFMPGVLLAVREIAGRPGEFIFGLEKLLDFQGG
- a CDS encoding dihydrodipicolinate synthase (KEGG: det:DET0973 dihydrodipicolinate synthase~TIGRFAM: dihydrodipicolinate synthase~PFAM: dihydrodipicolinate synthetase) yields the protein MKELGRLITAMVTPFKEDGSIDFDQTRKLARGLVASGSDGIVVAGTTGESPTVTWEEEHELFMAVKEAVGDRARVIAGTGSNSTAEAVENTIKAEKLGVDAALLVVPYYNKPTQEGLYRHFKAVALATTLPIILYNVPSRTVTSLSADTTIRLSAIPNIAGTKEASGNLGEIARIIDETRKIRPDFTVWSGNDSDTLPMMAIGAHGVISVASHLVGRQIKRMMESFVAGNLEEAAAIHRHLTPIFNNLFVVANPIPVKYALNHIGFKVGAPRLPLTEPDEKTAALVRETLKNYEIDLPLS